In one window of Hyla sarda isolate aHylSar1 chromosome 1, aHylSar1.hap1, whole genome shotgun sequence DNA:
- the GDNF gene encoding glial cell line-derived neurotrophic factor isoform X2, giving the protein MEIHSIKAEVSDDYPDQFDDVLEFIQDTIKRLRRSSNKQSLSRRDRGRIAATTDTQNSSKKTSKDSRKRRNKGCVLREIHLNVTDLGLGYEAKEELKFRYCSGSCNNPETTYDQILKNLTIKKKLVNDKVKQACCRPIAFDDDVSFLDDNLVYHTLRQHSAKKCGCV; this is encoded by the coding sequence CTGAAGTATCTGACGACTATCCGGATCAGTTTGATGATGTGTTGGAGTTTATTCAGGACACCATAAAAAGACTTCGGAGGTCATCTAACAAGCAATCCCTCTCCAGGCGAGACAGAGGGAGAATAGCTGCTACAACAGACACTCAGAATTCCAGTAAAAAGACAAGCAAGGATTCTCGAAAAAGGAGAAACAAGGGATGTGTCCTTAGGGAGATACACTTGAATGTGACTGACTTGGGTTTGGGCTATGAAGCCAAGGAAGAACTTAAGTTCCGGTACTGCAGTGGGTCCTGCAATAACCCAGAGACAACTTACGACCAAATTCTAAAAAACTTGACCATCAAGAAAAAGTTGGTCAATGACAAGGTGAAGCAGGCGTGTTGTAGGCCCATTGCCTTTGACGACGATGTTTCGTTTTTGGATGATAATCTAGTTTACCACACCTTGAGGCAACATTCCGCTAAGAAATGTGGatgtgtatga